A genome region from Halobacteriovoraceae bacterium includes the following:
- a CDS encoding ketoacyl-ACP synthase III: MTIKTKIISTGIGLPEKILSNYEIAQKVETSHEWIVERTGIHQRRISNPNGGEFPSDLALKATKMALEKANLVPDDIEMIILATTVPDYQMPNTSSNLQSKLGMTNKCGCIDISAACSGFLYGAVMAHSMIKSGMYKRILVVGSDMLSRIVNWEDRGTCILFGDGCGVAIIEASTDSNDSSEFLATKLSSDSSGFELLKIPHGGAINPTTSESLAQGLNLIHMQGKDTFKFATRTLSENARNVCEEAKVTPSDIDWLIPHQANRRIIETTAKLLNFPMEKVIVNIEKYGNTSAATVPLALHEAIEDKRIKRGDLILFTVFGAGLTSAAALIRY; the protein is encoded by the coding sequence ATGACTATAAAGACTAAAATTATTTCGACTGGTATCGGACTTCCTGAGAAAATTCTATCAAATTATGAAATAGCTCAAAAAGTTGAGACTTCTCATGAGTGGATCGTTGAGAGAACGGGTATCCATCAACGTAGAATCAGTAATCCTAATGGTGGTGAATTTCCTTCAGACCTAGCACTAAAGGCCACCAAAATGGCCTTGGAAAAAGCAAATCTTGTTCCAGATGATATTGAAATGATCATCTTAGCTACAACAGTTCCTGATTATCAAATGCCAAATACTTCATCAAATCTGCAATCAAAATTAGGTATGACAAATAAATGTGGATGCATAGACATATCTGCAGCATGTTCAGGTTTTCTATATGGGGCCGTGATGGCCCACTCAATGATTAAATCCGGAATGTACAAAAGAATTCTTGTGGTTGGATCGGATATGCTTAGTAGAATCGTAAACTGGGAAGATAGAGGAACTTGTATTCTATTTGGTGATGGTTGTGGAGTTGCAATAATAGAGGCAAGTACCGATTCAAATGACTCTTCTGAGTTTTTGGCCACCAAACTTAGTTCAGACAGTAGTGGATTTGAACTTTTAAAGATCCCTCACGGTGGAGCAATTAATCCAACGACAAGTGAATCGCTTGCTCAAGGTCTAAATTTGATTCATATGCAAGGTAAGGATACTTTTAAGTTTGCAACTAGAACGTTGTCTGAAAATGCGAGAAATGTTTGTGAAGAAGCAAAGGTTACACCATCTGATATAGATTGGTTAATTCCACATCAGGCCAATAGAAGAATAATTGAAACAACAGCAAAGTTATTAAATTTTCCGATGGAAAAAGTTATAGTTAATATCGAAAAATATGGAAATACTTCAGCAGCGACTGTTCCTCTAGCACTCCATGAGGCCATTGAAGACAAACGTATTAAGCGAGGGGATCTTATTCTTTTTACAGTTTTTGGTGCAGGACTAACTTCTGCAGCAGCTCTTATTCGCTACTAG
- a CDS encoding MCE family protein: MNEFKVGLMAIATMIAAVFMSLKITSNQSGFGEYVTYKTILTDASGIFPKTPIKVAGINAGRIKKIELDNNEAYVTFEVLKKVPVSEGSVLRIKTVGFLGDKFLSIHMIPGRAILKEGSIIPSEDAPGINNLVQETTDILVDVKEVVKSLREAMAPADGPNPIKEILSDSKKVAENFKAVSISLKNIFEDEHKYKDIVSNFQRVSEELAYQVDSKNSDSFMSDIKGIKGVLANLDEASKSANEIIANIKNGKGTIGKLLVEDKIADEVSATLASVQRVVGKVDEIRTNLSVFIGGSSEQGSATDIDLEVWPSPERFYSLGVSNSEYGIANIKETTTTVDGVSTTVETNERKKDEFKFNIQLGRRFNNWSLRGGLIESSGGVGVDYYQIGWGSKFSFDVYDYRDGIGPNLRLSSQIRLWNVFYGKVAFEDMIADTRGITLSAGLNFTDEDLKGILAFFF, from the coding sequence ATGAATGAATTTAAAGTTGGACTCATGGCCATTGCAACAATGATTGCTGCGGTCTTTATGTCCTTGAAAATTACGTCAAATCAATCTGGCTTTGGAGAGTATGTAACCTATAAAACAATACTCACAGATGCCTCGGGTATATTTCCAAAGACTCCAATTAAAGTTGCAGGTATTAATGCTGGAAGAATTAAAAAAATTGAATTAGACAATAATGAAGCCTATGTTACTTTTGAAGTTCTAAAAAAAGTGCCCGTAAGTGAGGGTTCAGTACTTAGAATAAAGACAGTCGGCTTTTTGGGAGATAAGTTTCTTTCAATTCATATGATTCCTGGTAGAGCAATTTTAAAAGAGGGATCAATTATACCTTCAGAAGATGCACCAGGCATCAACAATCTAGTTCAAGAAACAACCGATATACTTGTAGATGTTAAAGAAGTTGTAAAATCCTTGAGAGAGGCCATGGCCCCGGCAGATGGGCCAAATCCAATAAAAGAGATATTATCAGATTCAAAAAAAGTCGCTGAAAATTTTAAGGCAGTTTCTATCAGTCTGAAAAACATCTTTGAAGATGAACATAAATATAAGGATATTGTGAGTAATTTCCAAAGAGTTTCAGAAGAGCTTGCTTATCAAGTTGATTCAAAGAACTCTGATAGCTTTATGAGCGATATCAAAGGTATTAAGGGTGTATTAGCAAATTTGGATGAGGCCTCGAAGTCTGCTAACGAAATCATCGCAAATATTAAGAATGGGAAAGGTACAATTGGTAAATTACTGGTTGAAGACAAAATTGCAGATGAAGTTTCTGCCACATTGGCCTCAGTTCAACGGGTTGTGGGAAAAGTGGATGAGATTAGAACAAATTTATCAGTTTTTATTGGTGGAAGTAGTGAACAGGGAAGTGCAACGGATATTGATTTAGAAGTATGGCCTTCTCCGGAGAGGTTTTATAGTTTGGGAGTTTCTAACTCAGAATATGGGATTGCAAATATTAAAGAAACGACTACGACTGTAGATGGAGTGAGTACAACAGTTGAAACCAATGAAAGGAAAAAGGATGAATTCAAATTCAATATCCAATTAGGACGGAGATTTAATAATTGGTCATTGCGAGGTGGGCTTATTGAATCTAGTGGTGGTGTAGGGGTAGATTATTATCAAATAGGTTGGGGAAGTAAGTTTTCATTTGATGTTTATGACTATAGAGATGGAATTGGGCCAAACCTCAGACTATCTTCGCAGATTAGGCTTTGGAATGTTTTTTACGGAAAGGTTGCATTTGAAGACATGATTGCCGATACTAGAGGTATAACTTTAAGCGCAGGGCTTAATTTCACGGACGAAGACTTAAAGGGTATACTAGCTTTTTTCTTCTAG
- a CDS encoding ABC transporter permease yields MAISLAKKGISYSVNNLGKMIISNINGIGDITSFMMKCLFWTIRPPFKPKLFFKQLYFIGNKSLFIILLAGSFTGMVMAYQTYFGFKIISVDSLVGPVVFLTLAKELAPVLSGLIVAGRAGAAMAAQIGSMKVTEQIDALEVMGINSIQYLAVPRIWAGTLALPMLSVIYLFIGNVGSWVIGTKVLMIDEELFLSKLGELMFIEDFYQGVIKSFFFGFIISLIGTYFGFKVEKGAEGVGRGTNLAVVWGMIVVLILDYILTSFLIRIF; encoded by the coding sequence TTGGCAATTTCATTAGCAAAAAAAGGGATTTCTTATTCTGTAAATAATCTAGGGAAGATGATTATTTCGAATATCAACGGAATTGGTGATATCACCTCATTTATGATGAAATGTTTGTTTTGGACAATTAGACCTCCATTCAAACCTAAACTTTTTTTTAAGCAACTCTATTTTATAGGAAATAAAAGCCTCTTTATTATTCTATTGGCCGGCTCTTTTACAGGAATGGTAATGGCCTACCAGACTTATTTTGGCTTTAAAATCATCTCTGTTGATTCTCTTGTTGGACCTGTTGTTTTTCTAACTCTTGCTAAAGAACTTGCTCCCGTCCTATCTGGTCTTATTGTTGCTGGCCGGGCCGGGGCCGCAATGGCCGCTCAAATTGGTTCCATGAAGGTGACTGAACAGATCGATGCTCTTGAAGTAATGGGAATTAATTCTATCCAATACCTTGCTGTCCCTAGAATCTGGGCCGGAACGTTGGCCCTGCCAATGCTTTCTGTTATATATCTTTTTATCGGAAACGTAGGCTCTTGGGTAATTGGAACTAAAGTTCTCATGATTGATGAGGAGCTTTTCTTATCAAAACTCGGCGAGTTAATGTTTATTGAAGATTTTTACCAAGGAGTAATTAAATCCTTCTTTTTTGGTTTTATAATTTCATTAATTGGAACATATTTTGGATTCAAAGTAGAAAAAGGTGCTGAAGGTGTGGGGAGAGGTACTAATTTAGCAGTTGTGTGGGGGATGATAGTGGTCCTCATTTTGGATTATATATTAACAAGTTTTCTCATTAGGATTTTTTAA
- the alr gene encoding alanine racemase, producing the protein MENIAGREGSFFEVDLSLLKENFKKLQKIAPKKKIIFMVKANAYGHGAIPVVEYCVTELGIREFGVATIGEGLELRYNLEDLEFEIYLFSEFDLKNKKHIERVLDKRLIPVISNFNDLKLFIENPQFKYFPLFLKFNTGMNRLGISSEECDEVVKYLKANDRTEIFHLCSHFACSSQSYKNKSNQRQNETFKNIKAKFESDGLKILNSSLSNSGAIEQNLGMEETHIRPGLMLYGPSSLIDSIRNTSPWKGKIISVLKAQVLKKTQMKKGDPVGYGATPLPCSGTLLIIALGYGDGFSTLYQSVELSCGEAIGKVAGRVNMDMAQIIFPEGSTNLPEVGEIFNVWDHNPESLYRISSQRGTITYELFCEIGQRVPRVYKKS; encoded by the coding sequence GTGGAGAATATAGCTGGACGAGAGGGATCATTTTTTGAAGTAGATTTATCCCTTCTGAAGGAAAATTTTAAAAAATTGCAAAAAATTGCACCTAAGAAAAAAATCATTTTTATGGTTAAGGCCAATGCCTATGGACATGGGGCCATACCTGTTGTGGAATACTGTGTAACCGAACTAGGAATTCGAGAATTTGGAGTGGCAACAATTGGTGAAGGATTAGAGTTAAGGTACAACTTAGAAGACTTAGAGTTTGAGATTTATCTTTTTTCTGAATTTGATCTTAAAAATAAAAAACATATCGAAAGAGTTTTAGATAAACGCTTGATTCCTGTTATTTCAAATTTTAATGATTTAAAACTATTTATCGAAAACCCACAATTCAAATACTTTCCGTTATTTCTTAAATTTAATACAGGAATGAATCGACTTGGTATCTCAAGTGAAGAATGTGATGAGGTCGTAAAATATTTAAAAGCAAATGATCGAACTGAGATCTTTCACCTTTGTTCTCATTTCGCTTGTTCTTCTCAATCATATAAAAACAAAAGCAATCAAAGACAAAACGAGACGTTTAAGAACATTAAAGCAAAATTTGAAAGTGATGGACTAAAAATATTAAACTCTTCACTTTCAAACTCTGGTGCGATTGAACAAAATTTAGGAATGGAAGAAACACATATTAGGCCTGGACTAATGCTCTATGGGCCTTCATCTCTGATTGATTCCATTAGAAATACTTCACCGTGGAAAGGAAAAATAATTTCAGTATTAAAAGCACAGGTGTTGAAAAAAACTCAGATGAAAAAAGGCGACCCAGTGGGTTATGGTGCAACACCTTTGCCATGTAGCGGAACATTATTAATTATTGCTTTGGGTTATGGTGATGGATTTAGTACCCTCTATCAGTCAGTTGAACTTTCTTGTGGTGAAGCAATAGGAAAAGTTGCTGGACGAGTTAATATGGATATGGCACAAATTATTTTCCCCGAAGGTTCTACAAATTTACCTGAAGTAGGAGAAATCTTTAATGTTTGGGACCATAATCCTGAAAGTCTTTATCGAATTTCTTCTCAAAGAGGTACTATAACGTACGAGTTGTTTTGCGAAATTGGACAACGAGTCCCTCGGGTATATAAAAAATCTTAG
- a CDS encoding DUF4214 domain-containing protein — protein MKLILVLHILGLLTSCKDVQQNKPEIINQDFYETQGTLRQTIVDGDSPDQSVSLYTVEMPDGQMIDLEKSGISKNILDTLSINQKVILNIENKDFRSINFDNKIGLSTVIVKGIRQLSNSKPVYSLENIDEMDINVALVVTSYKDRKFAREAINDEFIENFKAMIEVSTWGRIKINLSKDDVYEMKNDFNYPGCSGWSGYGNSAIKYIEKVSSKKYFRVITFTPGGSKGNGCGWIGVTNRTSYKDPVSPPIVSISTWPQVAAHEFGHSLGLGHSGLDVGDDAKYTKEDFSARYADYSCLMSNSASNLTMNSVKLLNLNVLNPNHGLKILSQGDNELYSMTIDPDLHQSATAYIYGNLIFSLRQRDLSQKGTDGLEKKYLGVISVHLKNQFADGNVPSSLLVDLIRPGEVWVNPLDKKMKVQFISYSPEQGRAILRVNGKLVDDDDIFNDGCLIFGLDRVEIEHSEFYSQKRFGNVRLDISPSYAGNCRSEDFSFILESRENAPDIDQEIENIHQDLSINEKFVFNLPYANYSGNSKYKTYLISSYQGKIFDERSLSTNVQKCTKGSKGCIIEDKCEVPPTVIFSMNTSNLQANETRNGHILIANNHEDSCPSTKFYLRSVHPKNSAWAHDNFKFDPKLDEVISENSNYQIKEIFLKPGEVVYGSIQATFTNKNINDLLLLQVLDTQNGKTVSQSLRKDSFEQLDILNHHYRPHSIDMFNITGEEKNPTPRPNGANDFIINILYKQFLGRDPDLAGLNYWRSEVRNNDLSKELLFSKFMGPAIKEPQLSKLNNRLFVISMYRKILNRDGDEAGINWWVDQLDHGFDRTHLANSFIFSDEFIRLYERFDLNKE, from the coding sequence ATGAAATTAATATTAGTTTTACATATTCTTGGACTCTTAACCTCTTGTAAAGACGTACAACAAAACAAACCTGAGATTATTAATCAGGATTTTTATGAGACTCAAGGGACTCTTAGACAAACAATAGTTGATGGCGATTCACCTGATCAATCTGTTTCTCTATACACTGTAGAGATGCCTGATGGCCAAATGATTGATCTTGAAAAATCAGGTATATCTAAAAATATTTTAGATACATTATCTATTAATCAAAAAGTTATTTTAAATATTGAAAATAAAGATTTTAGATCTATTAACTTTGATAACAAAATAGGACTTTCTACGGTTATTGTAAAAGGCATAAGACAATTATCTAATTCAAAACCTGTGTACTCTTTAGAGAACATCGACGAAATGGATATAAATGTTGCACTAGTCGTTACATCTTACAAAGACCGGAAATTTGCAAGAGAGGCCATAAATGATGAATTCATTGAAAATTTTAAAGCAATGATTGAAGTCTCAACTTGGGGGAGAATAAAAATAAATCTTTCAAAAGATGATGTTTATGAGATGAAAAATGATTTCAACTATCCTGGATGTTCTGGTTGGAGTGGATATGGAAATTCAGCGATTAAATACATAGAAAAGGTTAGTTCGAAAAAATATTTCCGTGTCATAACGTTTACCCCTGGTGGTAGCAAAGGTAATGGTTGTGGCTGGATTGGAGTTACCAATCGAACAAGTTACAAAGACCCTGTTTCACCTCCAATTGTTTCAATATCCACATGGCCTCAAGTGGCGGCCCATGAATTTGGACACTCTCTTGGATTAGGTCATTCTGGTTTAGATGTTGGGGATGATGCCAAGTATACAAAAGAAGACTTTTCAGCAAGATATGCGGACTATTCATGTTTAATGAGTAATAGTGCCTCAAATTTAACTATGAACTCTGTGAAATTACTTAACTTGAATGTACTAAATCCAAATCACGGCCTAAAGATTCTCTCTCAAGGAGACAATGAACTTTATTCAATGACAATCGATCCAGATCTTCATCAATCTGCTACGGCCTATATTTATGGAAACCTAATTTTTAGTTTGCGCCAAAGAGATCTTTCACAAAAAGGAACTGATGGACTAGAAAAGAAATATCTAGGAGTAATTTCTGTTCACTTAAAAAACCAATTTGCAGATGGAAATGTTCCCTCATCTTTACTTGTTGATCTCATTCGACCAGGTGAAGTTTGGGTAAATCCACTAGACAAAAAAATGAAAGTGCAGTTTATATCCTACTCACCAGAGCAAGGAAGGGCCATTTTAAGAGTAAATGGCAAATTAGTAGATGACGATGATATTTTCAATGACGGTTGTCTGATATTTGGTCTTGATAGAGTAGAAATTGAACACTCGGAATTTTATTCACAGAAACGATTTGGAAATGTTAGGTTAGATATATCACCAAGCTATGCGGGTAATTGTCGCTCAGAAGACTTCAGCTTTATTCTAGAGTCTAGGGAAAATGCTCCTGATATTGACCAAGAAATTGAAAATATTCATCAAGACTTATCAATCAATGAAAAATTTGTCTTCAATCTACCTTATGCCAATTATTCAGGAAATTCTAAATATAAAACTTACCTTATCTCAAGCTATCAGGGAAAAATATTTGATGAAAGATCTTTGAGTACAAATGTACAAAAATGCACGAAAGGTTCAAAAGGATGCATTATTGAAGATAAATGTGAAGTTCCACCAACAGTCATTTTTTCGATGAACACTTCTAATCTCCAAGCAAATGAAACTAGAAATGGGCATATTCTCATTGCTAATAATCATGAAGATTCATGCCCTTCAACAAAATTTTATCTCAGATCAGTACATCCTAAAAATTCAGCTTGGGCCCATGATAATTTCAAGTTTGACCCCAAATTGGACGAAGTTATTTCTGAAAATTCTAATTATCAAATTAAAGAAATATTTCTGAAACCTGGAGAGGTAGTCTATGGATCTATTCAGGCGACTTTTACAAATAAAAACATTAATGACTTGCTATTATTGCAGGTTCTAGATACACAAAATGGGAAGACTGTTTCACAATCTTTGAGAAAAGATAGTTTTGAACAATTAGATATTTTAAATCATCACTATAGACCTCATTCTATAGATATGTTTAATATTACAGGTGAAGAAAAAAATCCTACTCCCAGACCAAATGGCGCAAATGATTTTATAATAAATATACTGTACAAACAATTTCTCGGGCGTGATCCAGATTTGGCCGGACTGAATTATTGGAGAAGTGAAGTTCGTAATAATGATCTCTCGAAAGAATTACTTTTTTCAAAATTCATGGGGCCAGCAATAAAAGAGCCTCAACTGTCAAAATTAAAC
- a CDS encoding AAA family ATPase: protein MQIEIVYICGFMGCGKSTLLKHLKSDKELFLVDLDDEIKKELDSLFGEDELGNHIRKIGLAKFREIETNVLENIDLDPKKVNIIALGGGALEKNSDFILNHKSSCLVWINTPFETCYERIKDDLNRPLVSSKEELKKLYLSRLPLYERSNLILDETQSKSIKTYDELKSLLPN from the coding sequence GTGCAAATTGAAATTGTTTACATTTGTGGATTTATGGGGTGCGGAAAAAGTACTTTGCTCAAACATTTGAAATCCGATAAAGAACTTTTTTTAGTAGATTTAGATGATGAGATTAAAAAAGAACTCGATTCTCTATTCGGCGAAGACGAGTTGGGTAACCATATTAGAAAAATAGGACTTGCAAAGTTCAGAGAGATAGAAACCAATGTACTTGAAAATATAGACTTAGATCCTAAAAAAGTGAATATTATTGCACTTGGAGGCGGAGCGTTGGAGAAGAATAGTGATTTCATACTAAATCATAAATCCTCGTGCTTAGTTTGGATTAATACTCCGTTTGAAACCTGCTATGAACGGATTAAAGATGACTTGAATCGTCCACTCGTTTCTTCTAAAGAAGAGCTCAAAAAGCTTTACCTCAGTCGACTTCCACTTTATGAACGATCCAACCTCATTTTAGATGAAACACAATCAAAAAGTATTAAAACTTATGATGAGCTTAAGTCTCTTTTGCCCAATTGA
- a CDS encoding ATP-binding cassette domain-containing protein translates to MLDFENPAVELVNLTKKFGNLTVLKNLNFKVPKGKIVTILGFSGAGKSTLLKHLLGLLHPTEGQVKVLGQDLENLSKLQLREFRKNFGMVFQYAALFDSLTAFENVAFPMREFTNMSELQIKNKVKNLLLSVNIEEDFFYNLPSELSGGMRKRVGLARALALSPKVMLYDEPTTGLDPITTHAVNNLIIDMAQMHKEENMTSIIISHDVRASLKISDYLAFLNKGQIVEYLPVDEFIKSENPLVREFLEL, encoded by the coding sequence ATGTTAGATTTTGAAAACCCTGCTGTAGAGCTAGTGAATCTTACAAAAAAATTTGGCAATCTAACCGTTCTTAAAAACCTAAATTTTAAAGTTCCTAAAGGGAAGATCGTCACAATCTTAGGATTTTCTGGTGCAGGTAAATCGACATTACTTAAACACCTTTTAGGACTTCTTCATCCTACCGAAGGCCAAGTAAAAGTTCTTGGACAAGATTTGGAGAATTTATCAAAATTGCAATTAAGAGAATTTCGTAAAAATTTTGGTATGGTTTTCCAATATGCTGCTCTCTTTGATTCGTTAACGGCTTTTGAAAATGTCGCTTTCCCGATGAGAGAATTCACAAATATGAGTGAATTACAAATTAAAAACAAGGTTAAAAACCTTTTACTGAGTGTAAATATAGAAGAGGATTTTTTTTACAATCTTCCATCTGAACTATCTGGGGGAATGAGAAAAAGGGTGGGGTTAGCTAGGGCGTTGGCACTTAGTCCTAAAGTAATGCTATACGATGAGCCTACTACTGGATTAGACCCTATTACAACTCATGCAGTAAATAACCTAATAATAGATATGGCCCAAATGCATAAAGAAGAAAATATGACATCAATTATAATTTCTCACGATGTAAGGGCATCATTAAAAATATCTGATTACCTGGCCTTTTTAAATAAAGGTCAAATAGTCGAATATCTCCCAGTCGATGAGTTTATAAAATCAGAAAACCCTTTAGTGAGAGAGTTTCTTGAATTATAA
- the rpmF gene encoding 50S ribosomal protein L32: MAVPKKSSSVSRKGKRRAGQHHKLYANNNVVACPTTGEPTLRHRVSPSGWYKGVKIFETKADREEEETTEE; encoded by the coding sequence ATGGCAGTTCCAAAGAAAAGTTCAAGTGTGTCAAGAAAAGGTAAAAGAAGAGCTGGACAACACCACAAACTATACGCAAATAATAATGTTGTTGCATGTCCTACAACTGGAGAACCTACTTTAAGACATAGAGTTTCTCCTTCTGGTTGGTACAAAGGTGTTAAGATCTTTGAAACTAAGGCCGACAGAGAGGAAGAAGAAACAACTGAAGAATAA
- a CDS encoding HAMP domain-containing histidine kinase has translation MLNNSKNKIFTTLVISLISFSLLISIYIFDQLTQKKQILKIYEITLGQLANNLSFPLKMKNATAINSLTSKSFFNLRSNYIKVMSDEVIYAEKGSVDICNQNQILMKDITYSNKKIGQVIVCYQEKSKLFSIRTILLMSLSLVCIVGVYLALKLVNKSNIRPLVEFVNFVDNIDIDKLDLPPRPKSSSLSLDIGDLYSKFEEIFKLHKINKEHQLIVEKQKAEYRVSRQIAHDIRSPLAALDMAIKSMGDDNSEIHGIINSAVDRIHNLANNLLKNKSIQKLDTIEHFQVAKVLKNIVSEKKVEYMNRNDIKINFKIGPGGYDSFTNIDQFELSRIVSNLINNSIEALNKDKIQIEIILTSHSATSVDLLIIDDGVGIKEENLNKIFRKDVSIGKQNGNGLGLFHAKEVLKNANGKIYIESTFGEGTKVHLVLPKIDSPKTFVSEIYIHNDFKIVVIDDDVSIHNVWKNKFQNEFLSFTNIIDFTNWYNEKSKDDYLFLFDYEFSNSKSNGLNTILNLGLQEMSFLITSHFDNKDIQNICDQNGIGIIDKSMIPYIPIHNLDRNQKLLKTNILLDDDPLVRMVWKIQAKKNNLPFVEFSNKEDFYIAISSFDKESTIYIDSELGQGIKGEEIVEDIAQMGFQHIFLTTGHDKSHFGEIKGLTDILGKGAPWA, from the coding sequence ATGTTAAATAATTCTAAAAATAAAATATTCACAACTTTAGTGATTAGCTTAATTAGTTTTTCGTTGCTCATTTCAATTTATATCTTTGATCAACTTACTCAAAAAAAACAAATTCTTAAGATCTATGAAATAACTCTTGGCCAACTTGCAAATAATCTTTCATTTCCTCTGAAAATGAAAAATGCAACGGCCATAAATTCATTAACATCAAAATCTTTTTTTAATCTTAGATCTAATTATATAAAAGTTATGTCTGATGAGGTCATATATGCTGAGAAAGGTTCAGTGGATATTTGTAACCAAAACCAAATATTGATGAAAGATATAACCTATTCAAATAAAAAAATAGGACAAGTGATAGTTTGTTATCAAGAAAAATCAAAATTGTTTTCTATAAGGACCATCTTGCTAATGTCTTTGTCTTTAGTATGTATTGTAGGTGTTTACTTGGCCTTAAAACTTGTTAACAAATCCAATATACGACCTCTTGTTGAATTTGTGAATTTTGTAGATAATATTGATATAGATAAACTCGATCTTCCTCCAAGGCCTAAAAGTTCATCACTTTCTCTAGATATTGGAGATCTGTATTCTAAATTCGAAGAAATTTTTAAACTGCATAAAATAAATAAAGAACATCAACTTATCGTTGAAAAACAAAAAGCTGAATATAGAGTTTCAAGACAAATAGCTCATGACATAAGATCGCCTCTTGCTGCTTTAGATATGGCCATAAAATCAATGGGGGATGATAATTCAGAAATTCATGGAATTATAAATTCAGCAGTAGACCGTATTCATAACCTTGCAAATAACTTATTGAAAAACAAAAGTATACAAAAATTAGATACGATTGAACATTTTCAAGTGGCAAAAGTTTTAAAAAATATTGTTTCTGAGAAGAAAGTTGAGTACATGAATAGAAATGATATAAAAATCAATTTTAAAATTGGCCCTGGAGGATATGACTCATTTACAAATATTGATCAATTTGAGTTGTCTAGAATTGTTTCAAATTTAATAAATAATTCAATAGAGGCCTTAAATAAGGATAAAATTCAAATTGAAATCATTCTAACCTCTCATTCAGCAACATCTGTAGATCTTCTTATTATTGATGATGGTGTAGGAATAAAAGAAGAAAATTTAAATAAGATTTTTAGAAAAGATGTGTCTATTGGTAAGCAAAATGGAAATGGACTTGGGTTATTTCATGCAAAAGAAGTCTTAAAAAATGCAAATGGGAAAATATACATTGAATCTACTTTTGGAGAAGGAACAAAGGTTCATCTAGTTTTACCAAAAATTGACTCACCAAAAACATTTGTTTCTGAAATCTATATTCATAACGATTTTAAAATTGTCGTTATTGATGATGATGTGTCAATACATAATGTATGGAAAAATAAATTTCAAAATGAGTTTCTTTCTTTTACAAATATAATTGATTTTACAAATTGGTATAATGAAAAATCAAAAGATGATTATCTATTTCTGTTTGATTATGAATTTTCAAATTCTAAATCTAATGGATTGAACACAATTTTAAATTTAGGACTTCAAGAAATGAGTTTTCTTATCACTAGTCACTTTGATAATAAAGATATTCAAAATATCTGTGATCAAAATGGAATAGGTATAATTGATAAAAGCATGATTCCCTATATACCCATTCACAATTTAGACCGAAATCAAAAACTCTTAAAGACGAATATTTTACTAGATGATGATCCTCTTGTTCGTATGGTTTGGAAGATTCAGGCCAAAAAGAATAATCTTCCATTTGTGGAATTTTCAAATAAGGAGGATTTTTATATTGCAATATCAAGTTTTGATAAAGAATCTACAATCTATATCGACTCAGAATTAGGCCAGGGAATAAAGGGTGAGGAAATTGTTGAAGATATTGCTCAGATGGGTTTTCAACATATTTTCCTAACAACTGGGCATGACAAATCTCATTTTGGCGAAATAAAAGGTTTAACAGATATTCTAGGTAAGGGTGCACCTTGGGCCTAG